Part of the Pelmatolapia mariae isolate MD_Pm_ZW linkage group LG3_W, Pm_UMD_F_2, whole genome shotgun sequence genome is shown below.
ctttatactACAGCGTGTACACTGCAGCAGTCATGGAGGTGAAAGCTATGATCAAAATGCTCACTGGCTCGACCTGTAAGAACCAAATACATTACTTGGTGGAAACTCACACTCCCTTTCTCACAGGTTCACCCACTGTGGGCAGCTCTTTATTTTGAGTTAAaaggttttttcccccccatcagatgcccttcctgacacaatcCCAAAAAGGATTTGTGTCTTCTGCCAGAATCAAACTGGggatcttttgcttgttaggTGAATGTGTATATCACTGCACTCTAGAGGCGCTCTACATTATGCTTTATGAAGCCTAATACGAAGTGCTGTCCCTGACAGAGTAATAGAGTGGTGTGATTCATCACGCAGGTCATAGCTGGCATTTGGACCAACTTataactgcttttttttttttaagaataccGGTTATAAAGCCGAGCAGATTAAGTCTTTATCTAGATTCAGCTATCTTTGTAGGTCACAGCAACAATTACAGTGGATGATGGATTTTCTAAATGACTCTTTTTTATTCATCCAAACTAATTAAAATCTGATTCATCCAAGTCCACCAGGTTACACCTCAGACTGTCCTGGAGCTCAGTGATACCCTGGTTCAGATCTGGAAGGACATTCACCAGGAGACCAGACTGTCTCATTAGGAGCATGCTCCAACAATCTGAGACATGCATACAAGTACGTGGGGGCCACACAAACTACTGAGTATCATTTTGAGCTGCTGCATAATTTGTTAACTTGATTTTCAAGGTTTCTTTGGAGCTGTAGGTTCTCTGTaggttgatcattttcatttctatcAATGTGGGATCCTTTAGTTCCTAGCACATTACCCAGTCCATATCAGTATAGATCTGCATTTGTTCCCACTGAGATCTAAAGTGTTcatttcctttaatttttttaaagtgtatgttttttaaatttatatatatatatatatatatatatatatatatatatatatatatatagatatataaatttAAAGTTCCCATCTTTTATCCTTCATGTTCGGGAGGCCCTGGAGCTTGGGGGTCCTGCGAAGTATCTTTGCTGTACCTGTCTTTGCACTTCTGGACAGAgctctccgatgttgttcctgggatctgctggagccactcgccacatcttctcaagctcttctctgagcccttggtatttctcaagcttcgcgtgttccttcttcctgatgttgctgtcattcggtatTGCTACGTCTACCACTATGgccgtcttcctctgcttgtctaACACCACTGTGtacggttggttagccaccaccattttgtccataTCTGGAAGGATATTAGCTCggccattctccaccaccctagggggcatctcccattttgacctcgggacttctaggtcatactcggcacagatgtttctgtatactgtGCTGGAcacttggttatggcattccctgtatgccctgcctgctaccatcttgcaccctgctgttatggaTCTCGTGCTTAgagtacatatatatatatatatatatatatttgcagaCATCTGTTCAGTATCTGTGAAGTGGATACAGGGCAATAAAAAATAGATGAATGAATGTTTGAAAATTAAAGACcatttattgcatttttgtCACATCTAAAAACGTCCATTATTAATAGTTCTTAAATACAGCCGTCAGTTTTACAAatcaaacacataaaaaagacACAACTTTGCATTCAAATAGAGATGCACTATTTAATATGACTTTTTTGACCAAAAATAAGCATTATCTTTTTCTGGACGGACATCTAAGCTTACACCTCCCTGCTCTGTCCCTTCAGGTTTAATAACCTTCACTAGAACACACACGCAGGGACCTCATgaggaaaaaactaaaaacctgTAATAGATAACTCTTACATATTCCTTTGCACAAGGCTGGACCCTGTCCGTCTTTTTCACTTGCAATAAAGCCCACATAAATAATAGAATGTGTCCATAATAATGTGAATCCCTAATAAAGTTTAATTACTGATTTACTGCATACAATTGTGCATGTCCTACACTCATAAATAGCTTGTCTGATTAGGCAACGAGCACCACGGATAATCCTGCAGAAGTGTGTATTACTCCCCAGCTAAAGTCCATCAGTCAGCTGCTACGTTTTAAACTTTCCACCCCCTTTGGTTACACATCAACACTCGAGGAGTTTCACAGCGCTAAACCAAAGGAAGCAGCGATCATTTGCACTGCGAGCTCTTAGTAACGAACTGGATATTAAGAGCTAAAATGCTCTTACTTGACTAAAACTGGAGATTAGAAGGGTACCAGCAGCTGCTGAACTCAGTCACATAAAGACCAGGGATTTCTGTTCAGGCCAGTCTCATAGACTTCACTGTAAAACCAGCAGCCCATCGAGCTAAAGTGGATCCCTGCAGTTTGTGTCCTGACTAAGGTGCATCCTAATAAGGCGATAAAGGTTCAGCTGAGTAATTAAGACTCAGTAAGTTACATAACTGATTAATATTCCTGAGGTGATGACTCAGACATGTCATGTGGTAAATGTTATACAGGCAGGATTGTCCGATACTTTGCAGCAGTCACGGTAAAACACTGCATGACCCtgatattattaaatattaagaagCCTCAAGCTTCATTGTCCATCTCTATCTCCATTTCTATTGAAATTCTGCTAACACTGAATTGTGCTGGTGCTTCTTCTTCGACGACGGTGAAGACGACGATGGCGAGGAGTTCACCGGTGCGAGTGTGACGCTGTAGAGGTTGGCGACGAAGGCCCCCCAGCCGCGGCGCAGTGCTCGGTCCAAGGCCTGGTGGGAACAGGAGGAATAAGGGTTAGCTACATTACAGCCACTGACAGGTGACAAGAAGAACCTCAGATGTAGTTACAATGTTACAATGATAAAGGCACTCCCCAATGGCAGCAGTCTCCCCTAGCAGGACATTGCATCACAGACAAAACAGCTCAGCAACACCTCAGGGAATATGACACAGCTGCTCGAGCGCCCTCGAAACTCTACATCACAGTCTGTTCGAGCATGTGTGAAACAATGGAGTAAACACCAACTGCTAGGACCCAAAGGATCACACCACAGGAGACCTCAGTGCTCTTGTGTCGATAATGAGTCAGTAATCAAAGCAGCTCCATGAAGCTGTTTTGTGACTGAGCTCTTCAGTCTTGAATTGAGTTTGTAGTTAGATGCTGAATTTAAATTGGCCAAGTGCTTCATTAAACAGTTAAAATAGTAATAAACATCTGGAAGTAGCCATTTgcttaatataaatgtattactGTAAGTTTTACTTCGAATTTTTACATATGTTGAATGATAACGTTTGACATTATCCTGCACTAGGCTCATTTCTTGTGCACTGAATAAAATGATTTTTCCTGGAATTCACTGGAATTCCTGTGTTCAGTATACAAATTAATGATTGTTTCTGTTGTGTCGCAGCACGGCTGCTTCCTGGGAAATTCCAAGAGACACACTATTGACTTTTTCTATAAAAAGAACCAATGAGCTTTATTATAGTCTAAAAGTCCATCTGGAAAATAATGAGCTCACTGGAAACAGGTTGTGAGCCGAGGCTGTGGTAACTCATGGCTAAATATTTAACCAGCGCCGCACACTGAGCAGAAACCAACCAATCGTCTGCAGAGCGGAGCTGATTAACAGCACTGGAATGTTTTTTCACGGTGTGGGGTTTAGCAGGCGGGTCAGCATCACCTGACCTCGTTCCACTGAGGACATGATAGAGGAGCCACAGGAATgtcacctctgtgtgtgtgtgtgtgtgtgtgtgtgtgtcagcaggaACAGAGATTCTTTACAATAACCTGCTTAATTTTTCGTCATTAAAAATGACGTAAAGGAAAAACTCATTTGGGGGTGACTTCATGTGCCGTGACACGCACCAGTGGCCGCTGGACCTTGGACGCGCAGTGGCAACATGTTATTAAGGTGATATGATAGTTTCCATGGCAGTTAATAACCCAGAGTGCATTACGTGGAGGATGGCGAGGGAGAACTTTACCCCTCTTGTCCACACATGCTGGGCGTGCAGTTATACAACCTTCAGCTTCGGCTTAAAGTTTAACCCGACGGAGCGAAGCTAAATATGGAGTTTATGTAAATGTGACAAACTGAAGAGGAAGTTGATACAAGTCTGCAGCCTAAAACAACACCGCACATTTTCTCTCACCTTGCGGTAATTTTTCCTCTTCACCACTTTCATCCCTTCCTCTTGCTCCTTcgtcatcctcctctcctcctcctcttcgtcttctcttcctctcttcttGTCTCGGATAAGGACTTGGTCGTCAGCGTCCTCCCGAGCCGGGAAGTGAACGAGCACGGGTTCCTTCTCCCTGCCCgccttttcattttcttcctccACCTTCTTCAGGTTCTCCATCTCTACCTCAATCTTCACCCTGATGTCCTCGGGGAAGTCAGCTGGACCCTCCGTGCCCAGGCTGGGCCTCTCCTCTCTGGCTGCGTCCTCCTCTGCTCTCCCCTCTTTCTGCTTCCTCCTGGAGCttctcctccacctgctgctgcGGCGGCTGGGTTTCCTCCTCAGGAGGCTCTCATCGTCATCTTCCATCATGCCTTCGCTGAAGCCAAACACCTCGCCTTCTTCCTTCTCATCAGAACAGTGCACCGCGGTGATGGATGGGTCACTCGAGACTCCCTCCTCTATGTTGCAAACATTTACACCAGTCTCCTCTACCTCTGTGGCGGCCTCGGGCTCGTCGAGGCGACCGTAGAAGCCACTTGATTTGTCCAGAAACTTTGGGGCCCTGATGGAGCTTCGGACTGAGCTCATCCTGGAGTTCCTGCCAATAGCCATCTTTTTGTTATAGTTTCTTCGAGTTTCTGTCTGTCACTTCTTTTGGCCTCTGGTGCACTTTCTCACCCACTCCTTCTGCTCCTGGTTTGTTCCTGCTGAGAGAGGAGAGATTAGAGTTTAATGCTGTTACATAACCCTGCCCTCTGTCAAACACACAGTCTGATCCATTTCCATACAGGCAGCCAAAATTTCAGGAACAGTGATAGGAGATAAAAGCTGAAGGAAAAAGCGTAAAAGACCATAGACAAAAGATAATTACTTTTCACATCaatgtgagtatgtgtgtgttttatcagCCTCTCTGGATGGTAAGTACTGTACAACAGATATGCTATGCAGGCGTCACAAGAATGTCTGTGTTTGAATATCGGTGGCTGTGACCGAGGCTGGAGGTCAGAGTCAATGTTATCGGGGTTGTGATGATAACAGATGTCAAAAAACTGAACGCGCAGCATTCTTAGCGCTGAAGATAAACACACAGGGAGTCAGACAGCCGGATGTGCAGCCAAAATCAATGACTTCAGACTAACTGTCGGTGTCAGCGACCTGCTTGTCTGTCCATTCTCCACCTGTTCTGAAAGTTAGTCATACAATCTGCTTCAAACATTGGCATGTGTGTTTCGGGGGTCCCGTGTAAGCACAGTGCCAAATCACGGGCTGTTTGGATGAGTTTCTTATATTCTGGCTGTGTTGGAGTAGCTAATGACTGCTCCACTCCGTGTGCAGGAAGAGTAGCACGCGCACGCTCAGACGCAGGTGCTTTTGTCTCTGTgaggacttttttattttattacctcCACCAACGAGGTTATGTGCTGGTGGCGTTGGCACGGCTGATCCGCGTTAGTGCGTTAAAACAGGCTAATCCACGTTAACGAGTTAACGCAGATCAATCTGTGTAAGGGGTTACTCGGCGTTAACACATTAATGCAGCTTACACGCGTTAATGCTGTCATTATGACTAACGCGATTAACAAttaacccatctggagcgcagactgactcaaaatccctgaaatgtctctgtcaacACATTTTGGGCAGTTTGTCCATTTTAATCGCATAATCATTAACCACGTTAACGCAGCCCTATTAGAAACTATTGCCAACATATTGAAACTTCCTTATAACTTctaaaatatcatgtcacatttgacctctgacctctacTTTATGATCAGTGGACTGACCTGTGTGTCACAGTGATTACAATGCTATATAGAGCTATTTAAAATGACAATAGGTTTCTAAACATTTAAGCGAATTTTACTAAACAATGAAATGAATGCTACAAA
Proteins encoded:
- the sb:cb1058 gene encoding uncharacterized protein sb:cb1058 encodes the protein MAIGRNSRMSSVRSSIRAPKFLDKSSGFYGRLDEPEAATEVEETGVNVCNIEEGVSSDPSITAVHCSDEKEEGEVFGFSEGMMEDDDESLLRRKPSRRSSRWRRSSRRKQKEGRAEEDAAREERPSLGTEGPADFPEDIRVKIEVEMENLKKVEEENEKAGREKEPVLVHFPAREDADDQVLIRDKKRGREDEEEEERRMTKEQEEGMKVVKRKNYRKALDRALRRGWGAFVANLYSVTLAPVNSSPSSSSPSSKKKHQHNSVLAEFQ